The Actinomycetota bacterium sequence GATACCCAACGTCCTGCGGGGCATGCTGGGCGAGAGGGAGGCGCCGGCGCGGGGACGCAGCCGCGAGCGCCGCCTGGTATTTTCTACCAACATAGACGACATGAACCCGGAGCTCTATCCCTATGTCATGGAGAGGCTCTTCGAGGCCGGCGCCGAGGACGTCTGGCTCTATCCCATCCAGATGAAGAAGTCGCGGCCCGCGGTGACCCTGTGCATGCTGGTGCCCCCCTCCCTCGAGGAGCAGATCAAGGAGGTCCTCTTCGCGGAGACAAAGACCCTGGGGATACGCGTGGAGGAGGTGGACAAGGAGTACCTGGACCGCGAGATCATCGAGGTGGACACGGCCTTCGGGCGGGTGCGGGTGAAGCTGGCCTACCGGGAGGGGAAGGCGGTCAACATCGCCCCAGAATACGAGGATTGCCGGCAGGCCGCGGTGAAGCACGGCGTCCCATTAAAGGAGGTCTACGCCGCGGCGGAGGAGGCGGCGCGTTACCTTGTCGTGCGCGAGGAGGGCGGCCCGGAGAGTGAGGCGTGAAAAGGGGCCGGGGGGATCCCGCGCGGACAGGCGTGAAAAGGGGCCGGGGGGATCCCGCGCGGAGGAGAGAGGTGCCCCCGGGGCAAGGGCGGACGTACAGCGGTGAATGTAGCGGTACATAGGAGGTAGCGAGGCGTGTACGTAGGCATCATCGGAGGCCAGTTCTGCAGCGAGGAGGAGGAAAGGATTGCCTACGAGGTGGGCAACCTGGTGGCCAGGCGCGGCGCCGTCATCATATGCGGCGGCCTGGGCGGGGTCATGGAGGCCGCCTGCAAGGGAGCCAGGGAGGCGGGGGGCACCACCATCGGCATCCTCCCCGGCCCCTTCCGGGGAGACGCCAACCCCTACGTCGACCACCCCATCGCCACCGATATGGGTCAGGCGCGCAACGCCATCATCGTGCGCAGCGCGGACGCGGTGATCGCGGTGGGCGGGGAATACGGGACGCTCTCCGAGATAGCCATGGCCCTGAAGATGGGCAAGAAGGTGGTGGCCATATCCAGCTGGGAGATATCCCGCCAGGGGGTTCCCGACGAGAAGATAATCCGCGCCGCGAGTGCCGAGGAGGCGGTCGCCGCGGTGATGGGCCCGGAACGCTGATCCGCGGCGGCGCCCACTCCCTTTCAGCAGGCGGGCGATGGTATGGTCTGGGAGGCGTGGGGCATGAGCAGGACCCTCCCTCCCGGCAGGGCGTCCATGGCCTCCCGCAATGCCTCCTGTATGCTGCGGTGCGGGACGATGCCTATGCGCCTGACCACCCCGGGGTCCAGTCCCGAGACCAGCATCACCTTCTTCGCCTGGCGCGCGAGGAGCGCGGCCCGGAAGACCACGAAGCCGGCGACGGTGAAGGCCCGGCGCAGCTCCTTTTCCATCTCCTCGACGCCGCCCATGTCGAACCAGCGGCGGAACTCGTAGGGGCCGAGCCCCTGCGAACATTCACCCACCATGATGATGATCCCCTCGCCGTCGTCGCGCAGCGCGGCGCGGGCATTGGCGTTGGACTGGAAGGCCTGGTAGAAGGTGAGGTCCATGGGGTAGCCGCCGCGGGACGCGAGCACTATATCCGCCCTGGCGGGGATCTCCACCCGGAAGGCCCGCGAGACGAAGTCGCATCCCTCCGCGTGGGCTTCCTCCAGGTCGCCGGCGAAGACGCCCAGGAAATCGCCCTCCTCGCTCAGGACGAGGTTGACGATGAAGCGGGGGCCGAGCATGCGCGCCGCCTCCAGCATGTCCTCGTGCACGGGGTTCCCGGCGAGCACCCCCGGGCGCGCCTCCGGGTGGATGCCGCCCCCGGGAGTATCGCTGAGAGCGCGGCGGTGGTTGGCCAGTATGGTCTTCATGCCCGCCATGCCGGGAAGCACCGCCTTGCGCCCGCCCCCGTAGCCGGCGAAGGCGTGGGGGACGACGGCGCCGGTGAGGATGACGTGGTCCGCCTCGAGGGCGTGGCGGTTGACCCACA is a genomic window containing:
- a CDS encoding TIGR00725 family protein — protein: MYVGIIGGQFCSEEEERIAYEVGNLVARRGAVIICGGLGGVMEAACKGAREAGGTTIGILPGPFRGDANPYVDHPIATDMGQARNAIIVRSADAVIAVGGEYGTLSEIAMALKMGKKVVAISSWEISRQGVPDEKIIRAASAEEAVAAVMGPER
- the larA gene encoding nickel-dependent lactate racemase → MRFTWEFGRGTQDFEVPDHLYLGTVEGDAVEPMPDLGEALREALARPVASPPLEELVREGDRVAVACPDFHRLWVRSRVWLPLLVSHLNRCGVRDRDITVIIANGTHAPPTYRETRMILGEDFPRDVRVVSHDARDEASLRYLGKTSRGTPVWVNRHALEADHVILTGAVVPHAFAGYGGGRKAVLPGMAGMKTILANHRRALSDTPGGGIHPEARPGVLAGNPVHEDMLEAARMLGPRFIVNLVLSEEGDFLGVFAGDLEEAHAEGCDFVSRAFRVEIPARADIVLASRGGYPMDLTFYQAFQSNANARAALRDDGEGIIIMVGECSQGLGPYEFRRWFDMGGVEEMEKELRRAFTVAGFVVFRAALLARQAKKVMLVSGLDPGVVRRIGIVPHRSIQEALREAMDALPGGRVLLMPHASQTIPSPAC